The following proteins are encoded in a genomic region of Stutzerimonas balearica DSM 6083:
- a CDS encoding nitric oxide reductase activation protein NorD, which translates to MAEAEEVLTDAARHATVFAQRLWQRYRPAPPAAPMLSLEAVAERLDLLLLAVLGQPVTLRVAQPPARATWLARCFGRSPRPYRREPVPATDGRQLWLPRGLHVADQGRAAVLYKAMALHQAMRIRRGSAQAAWRTLPPLAGALYQLFEAHAAECDLLRELPGCAADLQALRAECLARRPPLSAFGPARRGVEHRVRALLAGRAAGFPVATSPADSMALAMQLLEGWPALAPGDALGDEPLFADFWTGCLLEPAPERCPVTEARRGEQSDTPPRSARLARRPEVRQAHDEERQADGPGPLMIQLDEPHPHAEDPLGLQRPIDRDDGADAELYGELLGELPRARLVSSPGQPREVLLSDDPPEPAQRLAAPPGLASAQGCVYPEWDHRTGRYAEQGATVRPGVAQAGSEAWVAQTLEAHRGMLAGIRRRFELLRARRVWLRAQVEGDELDVDAYVDAAAAMQAGQGLSDRLYQANHAQQRDLAILVLIDVSGSTDSWVSQGRRVIDVEREALLLLCIALQGLGSPYAVQAFSGQGRDAVSVRELKGFDEAYSQGVALRIAALEPEHYTRCGAAIRHASTALMAQPAAHRLLLVLSDGKPSDEDQYTGPYGVEDSRQAVLEATLQGISPFCLTIDRQAGAYLPRMFGASRYALLPRPDLLPTVLLDWMRRLLQR; encoded by the coding sequence ATGGCCGAAGCCGAGGAAGTCCTCACCGATGCGGCGCGTCATGCGACGGTCTTCGCCCAGCGCCTGTGGCAGCGCTATCGGCCTGCGCCGCCCGCGGCGCCCATGCTGTCGCTCGAGGCGGTTGCCGAGCGTCTCGACCTGCTGCTGCTCGCGGTGCTCGGCCAACCCGTAACGTTGCGCGTGGCCCAACCGCCGGCACGCGCTACCTGGTTGGCGCGCTGTTTCGGCCGCAGCCCCCGGCCGTACCGGCGCGAGCCGGTACCGGCTACGGACGGGCGCCAGCTGTGGCTGCCGCGCGGGCTTCACGTAGCCGACCAGGGGCGGGCAGCGGTGCTCTACAAGGCCATGGCATTGCATCAGGCGATGCGGATTCGCCGCGGCAGCGCGCAGGCGGCCTGGCGCACGCTGCCGCCGCTGGCCGGCGCGCTTTATCAGCTGTTCGAGGCACATGCCGCCGAGTGCGACCTGCTGCGCGAACTGCCGGGCTGCGCAGCCGACCTGCAGGCGTTGCGCGCCGAATGCCTGGCGCGCCGGCCGCCGCTCTCTGCTTTCGGCCCGGCGCGGCGAGGTGTGGAACACCGCGTTCGCGCGCTGCTCGCCGGGCGGGCCGCTGGCTTTCCCGTGGCCACTTCGCCGGCTGACTCGATGGCGCTCGCCATGCAACTGCTCGAAGGCTGGCCGGCCCTGGCGCCGGGAGACGCCCTCGGTGACGAGCCCCTGTTCGCGGATTTCTGGACCGGCTGCCTGCTCGAACCCGCGCCCGAGCGCTGTCCGGTGACAGAAGCCCGGCGCGGCGAGCAGAGCGACACGCCGCCGCGCAGCGCGCGCCTGGCGCGGCGCCCCGAGGTCCGCCAGGCGCACGACGAGGAACGGCAGGCGGATGGGCCGGGCCCGCTGATGATCCAGCTCGACGAGCCGCATCCGCACGCCGAGGACCCGCTGGGGCTGCAGCGTCCCATCGACCGGGACGACGGCGCCGACGCCGAGCTCTATGGCGAGCTGCTCGGCGAGTTGCCCCGTGCACGCCTGGTCAGCTCACCGGGACAGCCGCGCGAGGTGCTGCTCAGCGACGACCCGCCGGAGCCTGCGCAGCGGCTGGCTGCGCCGCCGGGATTGGCGAGCGCGCAGGGCTGCGTCTACCCCGAATGGGACCATCGAACCGGCCGTTACGCCGAGCAGGGCGCGACGGTCCGGCCCGGCGTGGCGCAAGCCGGCAGCGAGGCCTGGGTGGCGCAGACGCTCGAGGCACACCGGGGCATGCTGGCCGGGATCCGCAGGCGCTTCGAACTGCTGCGCGCGCGCCGGGTGTGGCTGCGCGCGCAGGTCGAGGGCGACGAGCTGGATGTCGATGCCTACGTCGATGCAGCGGCGGCGATGCAGGCCGGGCAGGGGCTGAGCGACCGGCTCTACCAGGCCAACCACGCGCAGCAGCGGGACCTGGCGATCCTCGTCTTGATCGATGTCAGCGGCTCCACCGACAGCTGGGTCTCGCAGGGGCGGCGGGTCATCGACGTCGAGCGCGAAGCCCTGCTGCTGCTCTGCATCGCCCTGCAGGGGCTGGGCTCACCCTATGCGGTACAGGCCTTTTCCGGGCAGGGCCGCGATGCGGTCAGCGTGCGCGAGCTCAAGGGTTTCGACGAGGCATACAGCCAGGGCGTTGCCTTGCGGATCGCGGCACTGGAGCCGGAGCACTACACCCGTTGCGGCGCGGCCATCCGGCATGCCAGCACAGCACTCATGGCGCAGCCGGCCGCGCATCGCCTGCTGCTGGTGCTCTCCGACGGCAAACCCAGTGACGAGGATCAGTACACGGGGCCGTACGGCGTGGAGGACAGCCGGCAGGCCGTGCTGGAGGCCACGCTGCAGGGGATTTCGCCGTTCTGCCTGACGATCGACCGGCAGGCCGGTGCCTACCTGCCGCGAATGTTCGGCGCGTCCCGCTATGCGCTGCTGCCCCGGCCCGATCTGCTGCCGACGGTGCTGCTCGACTGGATGCGCCGCCTGCTGCAGCGCTGA
- a CDS encoding methyl-accepting chemotaxis protein: MLSRLSIQLKLTALAGLCLLVIVSLLISASLYQSAKSAAVVRDMSASMLEASADARMQALAQAQAQGIRAEFMDNYAYARSLAEQVAMLREQFRQGDISAQTLRVTLASRLGDALKARPQLLGVYMSFEPNGLDGQDAEFLDDYVAGSNLQGRFSMYWSQIADGQFQSEMTTEDELADTTPGPSGMPYNSWYTCPLTTAAPCLLDPYIDEVDRRPVLMTSIALPLRDGDQVIGVVGLDIRLATLQSVVEAANRDLYDGHGDIGIVSPTGLIAGHSGSASWLGKPLDEAYAEQAGEIRRVLGSGAPASLAASEQLSVVAPIQPISAAKPWGVVIRAPRDVVLARAQALEQTLDQQRATDNLYSILVGVLAIGVGLLLVGLMARSITRPILTVAERLEDIAGGEGDLTRRLDYGSRDELGRLAVGFNRFLDKLQPIVAEVKRSVQDARATADRSAGIANHTSQGMQAQLSEVEQVATASNEMSATAQGVAQNAAEAAEAARSADQASREGLAVIDETTRRIERLAHDMSSAMQQVESLASSSQQIGSVLETIRAIAEQTNLLALNAAIEAARAGENGRGFAVVADEVRHLARRTQESIEDIRVVIEGLQQGTREVVQSMSAEYQQAQDNVEHVAQAVSALQRIGGSVSVITSMTLQIASAAEEQSAVAEEINRNVQGIREVTESLTGQADESARVSQSLNTLANHQQTLMDQFKV, encoded by the coding sequence ATGCTGTCCCGACTTTCCATCCAGCTCAAGCTGACCGCACTGGCCGGCCTGTGCCTGCTGGTCATCGTCTCGCTGCTCATTTCCGCCTCGCTTTACCAGTCGGCCAAGAGTGCCGCCGTGGTCCGCGACATGAGCGCGAGCATGCTCGAAGCCTCGGCCGACGCACGCATGCAGGCGCTCGCCCAGGCCCAGGCGCAGGGGATACGTGCCGAGTTCATGGACAACTACGCCTATGCCCGCAGCCTTGCCGAGCAGGTCGCGATGCTGCGCGAGCAGTTCCGGCAGGGCGACATCAGTGCCCAGACCCTGCGCGTGACGCTGGCGTCGCGGCTGGGCGATGCGCTGAAGGCGCGTCCGCAGCTGCTCGGCGTTTACATGTCCTTCGAGCCGAACGGCCTAGACGGGCAGGATGCCGAGTTCCTCGACGATTACGTGGCCGGGAGCAACCTGCAGGGGCGTTTCTCGATGTACTGGTCGCAGATCGCCGACGGCCAGTTCCAGTCCGAGATGACCACCGAGGACGAACTCGCCGATACCACGCCAGGGCCGAGCGGCATGCCCTACAACAGCTGGTATACCTGCCCGCTGACAACCGCGGCGCCCTGCCTGCTGGACCCGTACATCGATGAGGTCGATCGGCGGCCGGTCCTGATGACCAGCATCGCCTTGCCGCTGCGCGACGGCGATCAGGTGATCGGGGTGGTCGGCCTCGACATCCGCCTGGCCACGTTGCAAAGCGTGGTCGAGGCCGCCAACCGGGACCTCTATGACGGCCATGGTGACATCGGCATCGTCAGCCCGACCGGGCTGATCGCCGGGCACAGCGGCTCGGCCTCCTGGCTGGGCAAGCCGCTGGACGAGGCCTATGCGGAACAGGCCGGTGAAATCCGTCGGGTCCTGGGCAGCGGTGCGCCGGCGTCGCTGGCTGCAAGCGAGCAGCTGAGTGTGGTGGCGCCGATTCAGCCGATATCGGCGGCCAAGCCCTGGGGCGTGGTCATTCGGGCGCCGCGTGACGTGGTGCTGGCGCGGGCGCAGGCCCTGGAGCAGACGCTGGATCAGCAGCGCGCGACCGACAACCTGTACTCGATCCTGGTCGGCGTGCTGGCGATCGGCGTGGGGCTGCTGCTGGTCGGCCTGATGGCGCGCAGCATCACCCGGCCGATCCTCACGGTAGCCGAGCGGCTCGAAGACATTGCCGGCGGCGAGGGCGACCTGACCCGGCGCCTGGACTACGGTAGCCGTGACGAGCTGGGTCGCCTGGCGGTGGGCTTCAACCGCTTTCTCGACAAGCTCCAGCCGATCGTCGCCGAGGTCAAACGCTCGGTGCAGGATGCCCGGGCGACGGCCGATCGCTCGGCCGGAATTGCCAACCACACCAGCCAGGGCATGCAGGCGCAGCTCAGCGAGGTCGAGCAGGTGGCAACCGCCTCCAACGAGATGAGCGCGACCGCGCAGGGCGTGGCGCAGAACGCGGCCGAAGCGGCGGAGGCCGCGCGCTCGGCCGACCAGGCGTCACGCGAAGGGCTGGCGGTGATCGACGAAACCACGCGGCGCATCGAGCGCCTGGCGCATGACATGAGCAGCGCGATGCAGCAGGTCGAAAGCCTGGCCAGCAGCAGCCAGCAGATCGGCTCTGTGCTCGAGACCATTCGCGCTATCGCCGAACAGACCAACCTGCTGGCGCTCAACGCGGCGATCGAAGCGGCCCGCGCTGGCGAGAACGGGCGTGGCTTCGCCGTGGTCGCCGACGAGGTGCGCCATCTGGCGCGACGCACGCAGGAGTCGATCGAGGACATTCGCGTGGTCATCGAGGGGCTGCAGCAGGGCACGCGCGAGGTGGTGCAGAGCATGAGCGCCGAATACCAGCAGGCCCAGGACAACGTCGAGCACGTTGCGCAGGCGGTCAGCGCGCTGCAGCGCATCGGCGGCTCGGTATCGGTGATCACCTCGATGACCCTGCAGATCGCCAGCGCGGCCGAAGAGCAGAGCGCCGTCGCCGAGGAAATCAATCGCAATGTGCAGGGCATTCGTGAGGTGACCGAATCGCTTACCGGGCAGGCCGACGAGTCGGCACGCGTGAGCCAGTCGCTCAATACCCTGGCCAATCACCAGCAGACCCTGATGGACCAGTTCAAGGTGTAG